A genomic window from Brevibacillus agri includes:
- a CDS encoding RsfA family transcriptional regulator, with protein sequence MVASRQDAWTEDDDLVLAEVTLRHIREGGTQLAAFEEVGQRLGRTAAACGFRWNSCVRKRYDAAISIAKSQRQQLKKMGRIQAPAAAAETDAVLLPPRQAAPAASETQAAKLEVVEEEQIESVIRMLVNQKEMARRLRQLEQELEGKDLELKELKEAHERAKKELEQVQGVNDDYRALVQIMDRARKLAFLQEEESAKAIFKMDENGNLERVEK encoded by the coding sequence ATGGTAGCTTCCAGACAAGACGCATGGACCGAAGATGACGATCTCGTGTTGGCGGAAGTCACCTTGCGCCACATACGCGAAGGCGGCACACAGCTTGCCGCATTTGAAGAAGTGGGTCAAAGGTTGGGTAGGACTGCGGCAGCGTGCGGTTTTCGCTGGAATAGTTGCGTGCGCAAACGTTACGATGCAGCAATCTCGATTGCCAAGAGCCAAAGACAGCAACTGAAAAAAATGGGTCGGATACAAGCGCCGGCCGCAGCGGCCGAGACGGATGCGGTTTTGTTGCCGCCAAGGCAGGCGGCGCCTGCTGCTTCGGAGACGCAGGCTGCCAAGCTGGAGGTAGTGGAGGAGGAGCAGATCGAATCCGTGATTCGCATGCTCGTCAACCAGAAAGAAATGGCCCGTCGCTTGCGACAATTGGAACAAGAGTTGGAAGGAAAAGATTTGGAGTTAAAAGAATTGAAAGAAGCGCACGAGCGCGCCAAAAAAGAACTGGAGCAGGTGCAGGGCGTAAACGACGACTACCGCGCCCTCGTCCAGATCATGGACCGGGCTCGCAAGCTTGCCTTTTTGCAGGAAGAAGAATCCGCCAAAGCCATTTTCAAAATGGATGAAAACGGCAATCTGGAGCGAGTGGAAAAATAA
- a CDS encoding N-acetyltransferase: MFEVRRLQINYKTLEEFQKFREFGLEELSMKEDLEANIVENDSESPFYGIYDNDLLVARMSLYKIDGKYDRYFQPAQDYYELWKLEVLPDYRGKDYGTALVNHAKSFGAPIKTNSRCRADEFWLKMGFTPVKYNPMRDRGENPYVWLPENVELQD, from the coding sequence ATGTTTGAAGTAAGACGTTTACAGATCAACTACAAGACACTGGAGGAATTCCAAAAGTTTCGCGAATTTGGCCTGGAGGAGCTTTCGATGAAGGAAGACCTGGAGGCGAACATCGTGGAGAACGATTCGGAATCTCCTTTTTATGGTATTTATGACAACGATCTTCTGGTAGCACGCATGAGCCTCTATAAAATCGACGGGAAATACGATCGTTATTTCCAGCCAGCCCAAGATTACTACGAGCTGTGGAAGCTTGAAGTTCTGCCTGACTACCGCGGCAAAGATTACGGGACAGCTCTGGTTAACCACGCAAAAAGCTTTGGCGCTCCTATCAAAACCAATTCCCGCTGTCGTGCGGACGAATTTTGGCTGAAAATGGGCTTTACCCCTGTCAAGTACAATCCGATGCGCGACCGTGGCGAAAACCCTTACGTCTGGTTGCCGGAAAACGTGGAGCTGCAAGACTAG
- a CDS encoding acetyl-CoA carboxylase biotin carboxylase subunit, with the protein MRKVLIANRGEIARRIIRTCREQGVATVAVYSDADRDLPFVREADEAVHIGPPPVPHSYLNVEAIIAAAKSTNADAIHPGYGLLSENEAFASRVLAEGLIFIGPSPKVIGQMGDKLTARKIMQEAGVPVVPGCEESLATVEEAAAKAAEIGYPVMLKASAGGGGIGMQICREESQLLQAYQSAKGRAKAYFGNDAMYVEKYVERPRHIEVQIAADNDGNVIHLLERECSIQRRHQKVLEESPSPFLDPATRAKLCEAAVKAAKAVGYTGLGTVEFIVDENKTFYFLEMNTRLQVEHAVTEEMTGYDLVAMQLAIADGHPLPISQDEVQAKRHAIELRVYAEDPVTFLPSPGTISLYQSPVMEHVRIDDGVESGTQVTPFYDPMIAKVIISGQTRAEAVQRAQEALNHFLITGIKTNIPFLQEVLADEHFQAGDYTTWFITERQAKSNH; encoded by the coding sequence ATGCGCAAGGTATTGATCGCAAACCGTGGTGAAATTGCCAGAAGGATCATTCGCACCTGCCGCGAACAAGGAGTCGCGACCGTAGCGGTCTATTCGGATGCCGACCGCGACCTGCCGTTTGTCCGCGAAGCAGATGAGGCCGTCCATATCGGCCCGCCACCAGTGCCGCACAGCTATTTGAACGTGGAGGCAATTATCGCGGCTGCCAAGAGCACGAATGCCGATGCCATTCACCCCGGTTACGGACTGCTTTCGGAAAACGAAGCGTTCGCGAGCCGCGTTTTAGCGGAAGGACTCATCTTCATCGGCCCTTCGCCAAAAGTCATCGGGCAAATGGGCGACAAGCTGACCGCCCGCAAAATCATGCAGGAGGCAGGCGTGCCTGTCGTACCAGGCTGCGAGGAATCGCTTGCGACCGTGGAAGAGGCAGCAGCCAAAGCGGCCGAAATCGGATATCCGGTCATGCTGAAGGCCAGTGCAGGCGGCGGTGGGATCGGGATGCAAATATGCCGGGAGGAGTCGCAGTTGCTCCAGGCCTATCAGTCGGCCAAGGGCCGCGCAAAAGCTTATTTCGGCAACGATGCGATGTACGTGGAAAAGTACGTGGAGCGCCCGCGTCACATTGAGGTGCAGATTGCCGCGGACAACGACGGCAACGTCATTCATTTGCTGGAGCGCGAATGCTCGATCCAGCGGCGCCATCAAAAGGTGCTGGAGGAAAGCCCGTCGCCATTCCTCGACCCAGCCACGCGCGCGAAGCTGTGCGAAGCAGCCGTAAAGGCAGCGAAGGCCGTCGGCTACACGGGTCTGGGCACGGTCGAATTTATTGTAGATGAAAACAAAACCTTTTACTTTTTGGAAATGAACACGCGTTTGCAGGTGGAGCATGCCGTGACGGAAGAAATGACCGGCTACGATCTGGTAGCCATGCAGCTTGCCATCGCGGACGGACATCCGCTGCCGATCAGCCAGGACGAAGTGCAGGCAAAGCGCCACGCGATCGAACTGCGCGTCTACGCGGAGGACCCGGTGACGTTTTTGCCATCGCCAGGCACGATCAGCCTGTATCAGTCGCCTGTCATGGAACATGTGCGGATCGACGACGGAGTGGAGTCGGGCACACAGGTCACGCCTTTTTACGATCCGATGATCGCCAAGGTGATTATTTCCGGGCAGACCCGCGCAGAAGCGGTGCAAAGGGCGCAGGAAGCGCTGAACCATTTTCTGATTACTGGTATTAAAACGAACATTCCGTTTTTACAGGAAGTATTGGCAGACGAGCATTTCCAGGCCGGAGATTACACCACCTGGTTTATCACCGAGCGCCAAGCCAAATCCAATCACTAA
- a CDS encoding biotin/lipoyl-containing protein yields the protein MKQVTANMAGTVISVLVQPGDTISDGQDVIVLESMKMEVPVQSLEAGKVVEVKANVGDFVNDGDVIVVLE from the coding sequence ATGAAGCAAGTAACCGCAAACATGGCAGGAACAGTCATTTCCGTCCTGGTGCAGCCAGGCGACACAATTAGCGACGGCCAGGACGTCATCGTGCTGGAATCGATGAAAATGGAAGTGCCGGTGCAATCGCTGGAAGCAGGCAAAGTCGTGGAAGTCAAAGCGAACGTCGGGGACTTTGTCAACGATGGCGACGTTATCGTCGTTCTCGAGTAG
- a CDS encoding hydroxymethylglutaryl-CoA lyase has protein sequence MKVQIVEVGPRDGLQNESAIVPAEAKIALIHKLLDAGLERIEASSFVNPRWIPQLADAEEVLRGILPVEKKGVQISALVPNVRGLERARQCGLDEIALFMSASESHNRKNINKSIAETFPVLAEVAKEALALGMRVRGYVSTVFGCPYEGDVPVDNSRRVTDALLEMGVYEVSLGDTIGVATPKQVHEIFAELVKDVTTERLAGHFHDTRGTGLANVVAALEEGIRTFDSSIGGLGGCPYAPGAAGNISTEDLVYMLHGMGYETGVDLNRLTEAGAYIQEQLGRELSSKVLKANLAKRQLEEHT, from the coding sequence GTGAAGGTGCAAATTGTAGAGGTTGGCCCCCGAGACGGGCTGCAAAATGAGAGTGCCATCGTGCCCGCAGAGGCGAAAATCGCCTTGATCCACAAGCTGCTGGATGCGGGACTGGAGAGGATCGAGGCAAGCTCCTTTGTCAACCCGCGCTGGATTCCGCAGTTGGCTGACGCGGAAGAAGTGTTGCGAGGGATTTTGCCTGTCGAAAAAAAAGGTGTGCAGATCAGCGCCCTTGTGCCCAATGTGCGCGGTCTGGAGCGGGCGCGTCAGTGCGGTCTCGATGAAATCGCCCTGTTCATGTCCGCCTCGGAGAGCCACAACCGCAAAAACATTAACAAGAGCATCGCGGAAACTTTTCCCGTGCTGGCGGAAGTGGCGAAGGAGGCGCTCGCTCTCGGGATGCGCGTGCGCGGGTACGTCTCCACCGTTTTCGGTTGTCCGTACGAAGGCGACGTTCCTGTTGACAACAGCCGCAGAGTCACCGATGCGCTGCTGGAGATGGGCGTGTACGAGGTTTCGCTCGGGGACACGATCGGGGTGGCGACGCCGAAGCAGGTACACGAGATTTTTGCGGAACTTGTGAAAGATGTTACGACCGAGCGCTTGGCCGGGCATTTTCACGACACGCGCGGAACGGGTCTGGCGAATGTGGTGGCGGCGCTCGAAGAAGGCATCCGCACGTTTGACAGCTCGATTGGCGGCCTGGGCGGTTGTCCGTACGCTCCCGGCGCGGCAGGCAACATCTCGACGGAAGATCTGGTTTACATGCTGCACGGCATGGGCTATGAAACCGGAGTCGACCTGAACCGACTGACGGAAGCAGGCGCCTACATCCAGGAGCAGCTTGGCCGGGAGCTGTCGTCGAAAGTGCTGAAAGCAAACCTGGCAAAACGCCAGTTGGAGGAGCATACGTAG
- a CDS encoding enoyl-CoA hydratase-related protein — protein sequence MTISYQKEGMVGVVTIDRPDVFNCLNLATLTELRQLVAELAGDRSTRVVVVTGAGDKAFCSGADLKERRGMSPEQVEHYIRTIRDTFSELEKLPKPVIAAINGLALGGGTELALACDLRIMSDQAQIGLTETSLGIIPGAGGTQRLPRLVGKGIAKELIFTARRVQPDEALSIGLVNRVVPAEQLMGAALEMAAQIANNAPLALAQAKFAIDCGGEVELGAGLLIESNAYQLLVPTKDRLEGLAAFAEKRKPNYRGE from the coding sequence ATGACGATTTCTTACCAAAAAGAGGGCATGGTCGGTGTCGTGACGATTGACAGGCCGGACGTTTTCAACTGCCTGAACCTCGCGACATTGACCGAGCTGAGACAGCTTGTCGCAGAGTTGGCGGGCGATCGCAGCACGCGCGTCGTGGTCGTGACAGGAGCGGGAGACAAGGCGTTTTGCTCGGGCGCGGATTTGAAGGAGCGGCGCGGCATGTCGCCTGAACAGGTCGAGCACTACATCCGAACGATTCGCGACACGTTCAGCGAGCTGGAAAAGCTGCCGAAGCCGGTCATTGCCGCCATCAACGGATTGGCGCTGGGCGGGGGCACAGAGTTGGCGCTCGCCTGCGATCTGCGGATCATGAGCGATCAGGCGCAAATAGGCTTGACGGAGACGTCGCTCGGGATTATTCCGGGAGCGGGCGGGACGCAACGCCTGCCGCGGCTGGTGGGCAAGGGCATTGCCAAAGAGCTGATTTTTACTGCGCGGCGCGTCCAGCCGGACGAGGCGCTGTCGATCGGGCTGGTCAACCGCGTCGTGCCTGCGGAGCAACTGATGGGCGCAGCGCTGGAGATGGCTGCCCAGATTGCGAACAACGCTCCGCTGGCGCTCGCACAGGCGAAGTTCGCGATTGACTGCGGGGGCGAGGTCGAGCTGGGAGCAGGGCTGTTGATCGAGAGCAACGCCTACCAGTTGCTCGTTCCGACCAAAGATCGCCTGGAGGGGCTGGCAGCCTTTGCCGAAAAACGAAAACCGAACTATCGCGGAGAGTGA
- a CDS encoding acyl-CoA carboxylase subunit beta: MSKHLEETLQEKIAQIQQGGDAKYHEKLKEQNKLFVRDRLKLLFDDEFMVEDGLFANVMAGDLPADGVVTAIGKVNGQTVCVMANDSTVKAGSWGSRTVEKIIRIQETAEKMRVPLIYLVDSAGARITDQLEMFPGRRGAGRIFYNQVKLSGKIPQVCILFGPSAAGGAYIPAFCDIVIMVDKNASMYLGSPRMAEMVIGEKVSLEELGGARMHCSVSGCGDVLAANEEEAIRSARTYLSFFPANYTQQPPLAAAKGPIETAKDISSIVPENQNAPFNMHDLIQSLVDADSFFEIKKLFAQELITGLARLDGKPIGIIANQPRVKGGVLFVDSADKAARFITLCDAFGIPLLFLADVPGFMIGTAVERAGIIRHGAKMISAMAEATVPKISVIVRKAYGAGLYAMASSAFEPDACIALPGAQIAVMGPEAAVNAVYSNKIQAIEDPAERQAFIQEKRKEYQEDIDLYLLASNLIVDAIVPPSSLRQDLIARYEIYKDKRQVFSDRKHPVYPV, from the coding sequence ATGAGCAAACATTTGGAAGAGACGTTGCAGGAAAAGATCGCGCAAATCCAGCAAGGTGGCGATGCCAAGTACCACGAAAAGCTCAAGGAGCAAAACAAGCTGTTTGTCCGCGATCGGCTGAAGCTGTTGTTCGACGATGAATTTATGGTCGAGGACGGGCTGTTCGCCAATGTCATGGCGGGAGATTTGCCGGCAGACGGCGTCGTGACCGCCATCGGAAAAGTAAACGGCCAGACAGTGTGCGTCATGGCCAATGACTCTACGGTCAAGGCTGGCTCCTGGGGTTCGCGGACGGTGGAAAAGATCATCCGCATTCAGGAAACGGCCGAAAAAATGCGCGTGCCGCTGATTTATCTCGTCGACTCGGCCGGGGCGCGGATTACGGATCAACTGGAAATGTTCCCTGGCAGACGGGGAGCGGGCCGGATTTTTTACAACCAGGTGAAGCTGTCTGGAAAAATTCCGCAAGTGTGCATCCTGTTCGGCCCGTCCGCTGCAGGCGGAGCGTACATCCCGGCATTTTGCGACATCGTCATCATGGTCGACAAAAACGCGAGCATGTACCTTGGCTCCCCGCGCATGGCCGAAATGGTGATCGGGGAAAAGGTGAGCCTGGAAGAGCTGGGCGGCGCCCGGATGCATTGCTCGGTGAGCGGCTGCGGCGACGTGCTGGCTGCCAATGAAGAGGAAGCGATTCGGTCGGCGCGCACCTACTTGAGCTTCTTTCCGGCCAACTACACGCAACAGCCTCCGCTGGCAGCGGCTAAAGGCCCTATCGAAACGGCCAAGGACATCTCCAGCATTGTCCCGGAAAATCAAAACGCGCCCTTTAACATGCACGATCTCATTCAATCGTTGGTCGATGCGGATTCGTTTTTCGAGATTAAAAAGCTGTTTGCCCAGGAGCTGATTACAGGTCTTGCCCGTCTGGACGGCAAGCCGATCGGGATTATCGCCAACCAGCCGCGGGTGAAGGGCGGCGTCCTGTTCGTCGATTCGGCCGACAAGGCGGCGCGGTTTATTACGCTGTGCGACGCGTTCGGCATCCCGCTCCTGTTCCTGGCCGATGTTCCGGGCTTTATGATCGGCACAGCGGTGGAGCGCGCGGGCATCATCCGCCACGGGGCGAAAATGATTTCGGCGATGGCCGAGGCGACCGTACCGAAAATTTCCGTCATCGTGCGCAAGGCGTACGGAGCAGGACTGTACGCGATGGCCAGCTCGGCGTTCGAGCCGGATGCGTGTATCGCCCTGCCCGGCGCGCAAATCGCGGTAATGGGCCCGGAAGCAGCGGTGAACGCCGTTTACAGCAACAAAATTCAGGCCATCGAAGACCCGGCCGAGCGCCAGGCGTTCATTCAGGAAAAGCGCAAGGAGTACCAGGAGGACATCGATCTGTACCTGTTGGCCTCGAACCTGATCGTCGACGCGATCGTTCCGCCGAGCAGCTTGCGCCAGGACCTGATTGCGCGCTACGAGATTTACAAGGACAAACGGCAAGTGTTCTCCGACCGGAAGCATCCGGTTTATCCGGTGTAG
- a CDS encoding ketopantoate reductase family protein codes for MQPVTSDLQVVVVGGGSVGLLYAARLALAGLSVTVVTRSSLQANQLMEQGLSLQRLDGTKTKVMVPARPIEAGLPAGNLYLLAVKQPDLPPLLPALTDLNPAARVVALQNGMGHQEMLAEVLADAQCFFAIHTEGARRHSATEVEHTGTGTLRVGPWQERNSRDPVIASFVEWASAAGITAIYEKAIEPHAWRKLLANALINPLTALFEIPNGALLDSSHTQALMRDLFDEAAQVAAFAGQKIGEKDWQEIVVICRSTSRNLSSMLQDVMKNRSTEVQSINGYLVELGKKSGIPTPLHETLLRVILLKSGMGIGKEGRRQ; via the coding sequence ATGCAGCCAGTAACTAGCGATTTGCAAGTGGTCGTAGTTGGCGGTGGTTCCGTTGGTTTGCTGTACGCAGCAAGGCTTGCGCTCGCTGGACTGTCCGTGACCGTCGTTACGCGCAGTTCACTTCAGGCGAATCAACTCATGGAACAAGGACTTTCGCTCCAGCGTCTGGACGGCACAAAAACAAAGGTGATGGTACCTGCCCGCCCCATTGAAGCTGGCTTGCCTGCAGGGAACCTGTACCTGCTCGCCGTCAAGCAGCCTGATTTGCCTCCGTTGCTTCCGGCGCTGACCGACTTGAATCCTGCCGCGCGCGTCGTCGCGCTGCAAAACGGGATGGGGCACCAGGAAATGCTCGCAGAAGTGCTTGCGGACGCGCAATGCTTTTTCGCCATTCACACAGAAGGAGCCAGAAGGCATTCCGCGACGGAAGTGGAGCATACCGGGACAGGCACTTTGCGTGTCGGACCATGGCAGGAGAGAAACAGCAGAGATCCCGTGATCGCTTCCTTTGTCGAATGGGCATCGGCTGCGGGGATTACGGCGATCTACGAAAAAGCGATTGAACCGCATGCGTGGAGAAAGCTGCTCGCCAATGCCTTGATAAATCCGCTTACGGCATTGTTTGAAATCCCGAACGGGGCACTCCTCGACAGTTCGCATACACAAGCGCTGATGCGCGATTTGTTTGATGAAGCCGCGCAGGTAGCTGCTTTCGCCGGACAAAAAATTGGGGAAAAAGACTGGCAGGAAATTGTCGTTATTTGCCGAAGTACTTCCCGTAATCTTTCCTCTATGCTGCAAGATGTGATGAAAAATAGGTCTACGGAAGTACAATCAATCAACGGTTATCTTGTCGAACTAGGAAAAAAGTCCGGGATTCCTACTCCGTTGCACGAGACCTTGCTTCGCGTCATTCTTCTAAAATCTGGCATGGGAATAGGGAAGGAGGGGAGGCGACAGTAG
- a CDS encoding DUF3397 family protein: MAMWTTFWSYFWGTLTVVPFLGFPLVYLIVYMVKRNKRLAGRWAVNITNFLVIRSAVSAYELIWPEAMSAWWWVSCFFLVTIVLLGWFQVKLKGKLSLKKVGFSAWRLSFLWFGLVYIVLFTTGIIKTMDVV; encoded by the coding sequence ATGGCCATGTGGACAACTTTCTGGTCCTATTTTTGGGGGACGCTGACCGTAGTGCCATTCTTAGGATTTCCGCTTGTCTATTTGATTGTGTACATGGTGAAGCGGAACAAGAGATTGGCAGGTCGTTGGGCGGTGAATATCACGAATTTTTTGGTGATTCGTTCCGCTGTTTCCGCGTACGAGCTCATCTGGCCAGAAGCGATGTCAGCCTGGTGGTGGGTTAGCTGCTTTTTCCTGGTGACGATTGTGCTGCTAGGCTGGTTCCAGGTGAAGTTGAAAGGGAAGCTCTCCTTGAAAAAGGTAGGATTTTCCGCTTGGCGGTTGTCGTTTCTCTGGTTTGGACTTGTCTATATAGTGCTGTTTACGACGGGCATAATCAAGACGATGGATGTGGTGTAA
- a CDS encoding helix-turn-helix domain-containing protein has translation MRLPIESIGHKIRMIRKERGFTLEIMAGKTGLSKGLLSQVERGISQPSLDSLWKITKALESPIIHFFEDIDQKQVHVTRLQKRRQLVFPESTGTYSLLSMGGSAKLGMLEVRLMPGEMVADKFVQTEGEECFTVIAGSVTARFNDEEHVLETGDSISFDSSKSHTIDNSGDVEAVLIWSVTPPQF, from the coding sequence ATGCGACTTCCCATCGAGAGCATCGGACATAAGATTCGGATGATTCGAAAAGAACGTGGATTTACCTTGGAGATCATGGCAGGAAAAACGGGGCTGAGCAAAGGGCTGCTCAGTCAGGTGGAGCGGGGAATTTCCCAGCCATCGCTGGATTCGCTGTGGAAAATCACAAAGGCGCTGGAATCCCCGATCATTCATTTCTTCGAGGACATCGATCAAAAGCAAGTACACGTGACACGTCTGCAAAAGCGCAGACAACTGGTTTTTCCCGAATCGACAGGCACGTATTCGTTGCTCTCAATGGGAGGGAGCGCCAAGCTGGGCATGCTGGAGGTCCGGCTGATGCCAGGAGAAATGGTCGCGGACAAATTCGTCCAGACCGAAGGCGAGGAATGCTTCACGGTGATCGCCGGAAGCGTGACAGCGAGGTTCAACGATGAAGAGCACGTGCTGGAGACAGGCGACAGCATCTCGTTTGACAGCAGCAAATCGCACACGATTGACAACAGCGGCGACGTGGAAGCCGTTCTGATCTGGTCTGTCACACCGCCTCAATTTTAA